A stretch of the Narcine bancroftii isolate sNarBan1 chromosome 14, sNarBan1.hap1, whole genome shotgun sequence genome encodes the following:
- the LOC138749724 gene encoding uncharacterized protein, with amino-acid sequence MAALSGGRSQMVHRGRNGKDWTRKVIAGGGRAQGSNLGSSEADVPQGPGGRSEADGPGARGAGGAPAPPCPPALGQRRALAANLRPCFPDRSSARRGRAVGRLSQILGVLPFYCPPLKPEHDSSAGTLSRGWSSLKCSAVGGRTNFLSTGNCAPWVETFGDSDTDTSQGLTSCGNGWNALFLQGLHDKVHSRLWIQTFQQLINSNASTLFQDSKQHHYRFSGIGALQQRRMYGHFKNEKGYFDHILPPLESNTVYYDILKVSPKATHSQIKSAYYKQSLIYHPDRNAGSDEAAVRFTQISEAYSVLGSVSLRKKYDRGILTPADLHIGKRPSDKPQVSTVKRTQAKSSEDYSDERKSKFNFDEFFKAHYGKQLEMEQLIRWRRMQLRKSRENFDKRLNLQKLIEITVIVMLFSGLVLVSNVKGK; translated from the coding sequence ATGGCGGCGTTGAGTGGAGGTCGCAGTCAGATGGTACACCGAGGCCGGAATGGGAAGGACTGGACGAGGAAAGTAATTGCTGGTGGCGGCCGGGCTCAGGGGAGTAACTTGGGCTCCTCCGAAGCTGATGTTCCGCAGGGGCCGGGTGGCCGTTCGGAAGCCGACGGGCCGGGGGCGCGCGGTGCTGGGGGCGCGCCCGCTCCACCTTGCCCCCCGGCACTGGGGCAGCGCAGGGCGCTGGCTGCAAACCTGCGGCCGtgctttcctgacaggagcagtgcCAGGCGGGGACGGGCAGTGGGCCGCCTCTCCCAAATCCTGGGCGTGCTGCCCTTTTACTGTCCACCACTAAAACCTGAGCACGATTCCTCAGCCGGGACCCTGAGCAGAGGATGGTCATCACTGAAGTGCAGTGCAGTGGGTGGGAGGACTAACTTTCTCTCGACTGGCAACTGTGCCCCTTGGGTTGAGACCTTTGGTGACAGTGATACTGACACATCTCAAGGGCTTACCAGCTGCGGGAATGGTTGGAATGCCTTGTTTCTTCAGGGGCTGCATGACAAAGTCCACAGTAGGCTTTGGATCCAGACATTTCAACAGTTAATCAACTCAAATGCCTCCACACTGTTTCAGGACAGTAAACAACACCATTATCGGTTTTCTGGCATCGGAGCACTCCAGCAACGCAGAATGTATGGCCACTTCAAGAATGAAAAGGGTTATTTTGATCATATTCTACCTCCACTGGAGAGCAACACGGTATACTATGATATTTTGAAGGTCTCTCCCAAAGCCACACATAGTCAGATCAAGTCTGCTTACTACAAGCAGTCGCTAATTTATCATCCAGACAGAAATGCGGGTAGTGACGAGGCAGCAGTGAGATTTACTCAAATCAGTGAAGCATATTCTGTGTTGGGCAGCGTGAGTCTAAGGAAAAAATATGACCGAGGAATTCTAACACCTGCAGATTTGCATATTGGTAAAAGACCTTCGGACAAGCCCCAAGTTTCAACAGTAAAACGAACACAGGCCAAAAGTTCAGAAGATTATTCAGATGAGAGGAAATCAAAGTTCAATTTTGATGAGTTCTTCAAGGCTCACTACGGAAAACAATTGGAGATGGAGCAGTTAATACGCTGGAGAAGGATGCAGCTTCGCAAAAGCAGGGAAAATTTTGATAAAAGATTGAATCTTCAAAAGCTAATTGAGATTACAGTGATTGTTATGCTTTTTTCAGGACTTGTTCTGGTGTCCAATGTGAAAGGCAAATAA